A window of Ruminiclostridium herbifermentans genomic DNA:
GCTCTATATAATCAAAAAAAATATATTGAAGCTGCAGACAATTTAATGTCTCTTAATGTTGATGAATTTTCGGAAGATTTAAAAGAAAAATATAGTTCAATAAAAGACAAGGTACTTTTAGGTGCTGCTAATCAATTGGTTACAGATGGGAATACGCTTTATAAAAATAAAAAGTATGCTGAAGCAGTTAAAAAGCTTGAAAAGCTATTTGTTCTAGGCGATAATTGGGACTTTGCTGATAAAGCGCTATATATTTTAGGAAAAAGCTACGTTGAAGTTAACGATTTACAAAAGGCTGCTGTAACATATGAGAAGCTCATAAAGGAATATCCTAATTCATCCTATATAAAGTATGCTAAAGAAAGACTTAAAGCAATACAATAGGCTGAATTGAACTTTGCAGGTAAATACAAAGTACTGACTTACTGGTACGCCCGTACAAACTTATCTAAATGGAATTACCACCAAGTAACCCATTTATCTAAGTTGTACTCGCGTACCAGATTTTTTTGCTTGTCAAAACAATAATTTTATTTATTGCTAATTTTATGATGCTTTTATTAATCTGCAACATTTTTCTATATAATATAGCCAATAAACAAGTCTTACTTAAAAAATCAAATACTTAGGATTGTACAATATACTAATTAGCAAATATCAGTAATATATATACATTAGATACATTTCATTATGTTCTGAGGGGATTTGTGAATGAGTGCTGCCAATCGTGCGTTAAATATCGTATTTAGTGGAGGAGAAGTTAATTCAGTTGCTTTTATTGGTGCATATGAAGAACTTGAAAAGAAGTATAGTATTCTTGGGAATATTGCAGGTGTATCTACAGGAGCACTTACTGCTGCGCTAATTGGTGCTGGATATTCAGCAAAAGAGTTAATGAAACTGATAAATGAATTTGATTTTAATAGTTTAAAGCTTAGGGAGGACAAATACTTAGATATATCAATTGCAGATAAAATAAGAAATATGACAGAGAGTAAAAAATTTTTTAACGATAATGATATTTTCACATTATTGCATAAGCAAGACTACCCAGAACTTCAGCTTATTGAGAGGGATAACCAAGATTTTAAGGGGACAAGAGGTAATTTTCTGATAAATTTAATTGCCTTTAGTATAAAGAATGCTTTTTTAAGTGGTGAACTTTTCGAAGAATGGGTGGCAAATCTACTTGCAAGCAAAGGTATTTATACTTTTAGTGATTTTAGAGGGGGAATTGCTGATAAGGTAAATCCACGTGGATACAAGGTAAGAATGACGGCAGTTGATGCAAATATGGGAAAGGTAATTGTTCTTCCAGATGATATTGCTATTTATAATATTGAACCAGATAAACTAGAGGTGGCAAGAGCTGTTAGAATGAGTATGTCTATACCATTTATATTTGAGCCTGTTACTCAAATGAAAAAAGAAAACAATATCATTAAGCCTCATTATATAATTGATGGGGGGGTTTTAGATAATTTTCCTGTTTGGCTCATTGACAGTACTCAATTAAATACTATTATTGGTTTAAAATTGATGGGAAAGTGTGCTAAAGATTTCCTTAAAGATGAAAATTTACTT
This region includes:
- a CDS encoding patatin-like phospholipase family protein produces the protein MSAANRALNIVFSGGEVNSVAFIGAYEELEKKYSILGNIAGVSTGALTAALIGAGYSAKELMKLINEFDFNSLKLREDKYLDISIADKIRNMTESKKFFNDNDIFTLLHKQDYPELQLIERDNQDFKGTRGNFLINLIAFSIKNAFLSGELFEEWVANLLASKGIYTFSDFRGGIADKVNPRGYKVRMTAVDANMGKVIVLPDDIAIYNIEPDKLEVARAVRMSMSIPFIFEPVTQMKKENNIIKPHYIIDGGVLDNFPVWLIDSTQLNTIIGLKLMGKCAKDFLKDENLLKKLLFVSHDTGVPKNSYNIDNIAHIITGNQPSLNFNKSEDELEFLYNLGRTSVQKLIYGMQKKNQVWRVF